The Metabacillus schmidteae genome has a segment encoding these proteins:
- a CDS encoding succinate dehydrogenase cytochrome b558 subunit, with product MAGNREFINRRLHSLLGVIPVGIFLIQHLIVNHFATRGAEAFNQAAHFMEMLPFRYVLEIVIIFLPILYHAIYGVYIAFTAKNNVSNYGYLRNWLFMLQRVTGIITFIFIAWHVWETRIAAALGAEVNYDMMASILSSPFMLVFYLVGVISTVFHFANGLWSFAVSWGITVTPRSQVISTYVTLAIFLALSFVGVRAIFAFV from the coding sequence ATGGCTGGAAACCGAGAGTTTATTAATCGTAGACTGCACTCATTACTAGGAGTCATTCCGGTAGGGATCTTTTTGATCCAACATCTTATTGTCAATCATTTTGCCACAAGAGGTGCAGAGGCTTTTAACCAAGCTGCACATTTTATGGAGATGTTGCCATTTAGGTATGTGTTAGAGATCGTCATTATTTTCCTTCCAATTTTATACCATGCTATTTACGGAGTTTATATTGCTTTTACTGCAAAAAACAATGTAAGTAATTACGGTTATCTTCGAAATTGGTTGTTCATGCTACAGCGTGTTACAGGGATTATTACGTTTATCTTTATCGCTTGGCATGTTTGGGAAACAAGAATTGCAGCAGCACTTGGAGCAGAAGTGAATTATGATATGATGGCTTCTATTTTAAGTAGTCCGTTTATGCTTGTGTTCTATTTAGTAGGTGTCATTTCAACAGTATTCCACTTTGCTAATGGTTTATGGTCATTTGCAGTAAGCTGGGGAATTACCGTTACTCCTCGCTCACAAGTCATATCCACATATGTGACGCTGGCTATCTTTTTAGCACTTTCATTTGTGGGTGTTCGCGCAATTTTTGCATTCGTCTAA
- a CDS encoding YslB family protein — translation MNKQTVVLNTDELEHIQLPAFGFELLREVLIPDLLGQDFPQMLYWAGKGLARKYPVTSLDELTNFFEVAGWGNLVLLHNKKNEMEFELSGDLISIRFKKANEFTFQLEAGFIAEQLQMMNNHITETYEQVKKRANKVVFTVKWDHKDAIEESPLGKRSQR, via the coding sequence GTGAACAAACAAACTGTTGTACTTAATACCGATGAATTAGAACATATTCAATTACCGGCTTTTGGATTTGAATTATTACGGGAAGTGTTAATTCCCGATTTGCTCGGTCAAGACTTTCCTCAAATGCTTTATTGGGCCGGAAAAGGCTTGGCACGAAAATATCCTGTAACTTCACTAGATGAACTTACCAATTTCTTTGAGGTAGCCGGTTGGGGAAACCTAGTTTTACTTCATAACAAAAAAAACGAAATGGAATTTGAATTAAGCGGCGACCTTATTTCAATCCGTTTTAAAAAAGCCAATGAATTTACATTCCAATTAGAGGCAGGATTTATTGCTGAGCAACTACAAATGATGAACAATCATATTACCGAAACCTATGAGCAAGTGAAAAAACGCGCAAATAAAGTCGTGTTTACTGTAAAGTGGGATCATAAGGATGCAATCGAAGAATCTCCATTAGGAAAAAGAAGTCAAAGATAG
- a CDS encoding aspartate kinase: MGIIVQKFGGTSVGSVDRILNVANRVIQEKEAGNDVVVVVSAMGKSTDELVSLAAQLTSKPSKREMDMLLTTGEQVTISLLSMALIEKGYDAISFTGWQAGIETEATHGNARITNIKTEQLKNELGKGKIVVVAGFQGLSSDQQITTLGRGGSDTTAVALAAALGAEKCDIYTDVTGVYTTDPRFVKGARKLDAISYDEMLELANLGAGVLHPRAVEFAKNYNVPLEVRSSMENERGTMIEEETEMEQNLVVRGIAFEDQVTRVSVIGLPNELTTLSTIFTTLAKNNVNVDIIIQNTTSDNKTTISFSVKTGDLEDTLQVLEQHKNELKFERIESESGLAKVSIVGSGMVSNPGVAAEMFDVLAKESIEVKMVSTSEIKVSTVISQEHMVSAVDILHTAFELSKTTARV; the protein is encoded by the coding sequence TTGGGTATTATCGTACAAAAATTTGGCGGTACTTCTGTTGGTTCTGTTGACAGAATATTAAATGTTGCCAACCGTGTTATTCAGGAAAAAGAAGCTGGAAATGATGTAGTAGTTGTTGTTTCTGCGATGGGAAAATCTACAGATGAGTTAGTGAGTCTGGCGGCACAATTGACTTCTAAGCCAAGTAAGCGTGAAATGGATATGCTGTTAACAACTGGGGAACAAGTCACAATTTCATTGTTATCCATGGCTTTAATTGAAAAAGGATATGATGCTATTTCTTTTACAGGATGGCAGGCTGGTATTGAAACAGAAGCAACACATGGAAATGCCAGAATTACTAACATTAAAACTGAGCAACTAAAAAATGAATTAGGTAAAGGTAAAATTGTCGTTGTTGCAGGGTTTCAAGGACTATCAAGTGATCAACAAATTACCACTTTAGGTAGAGGTGGATCTGATACAACAGCCGTTGCTCTGGCTGCAGCCTTAGGTGCTGAAAAGTGCGATATTTATACAGATGTAACAGGTGTATATACCACAGACCCGCGTTTTGTAAAAGGAGCTAGAAAATTAGATGCTATTTCCTATGATGAGATGTTGGAATTAGCTAATTTGGGAGCCGGCGTTTTACACCCGCGAGCCGTTGAATTTGCGAAAAATTATAATGTGCCTCTAGAGGTAAGATCAAGTATGGAAAATGAGCGTGGGACAATGATCGAGGAGGAAACAGAGATGGAACAAAATTTAGTTGTTAGAGGAATTGCGTTTGAAGATCAAGTGACGAGAGTGTCGGTAATTGGGTTACCGAATGAATTAACGACATTGTCTACAATCTTTACGACATTAGCTAAAAATAATGTGAATGTTGATATTATCATCCAAAACACAACAAGTGATAATAAAACAACAATATCATTTTCAGTTAAAACAGGTGATTTAGAGGATACACTGCAAGTTTTAGAACAACATAAGAATGAGCTTAAATTCGAGCGCATCGAATCTGAAAGTGGCCTGGCAAAAGTGTCAATTGTTGGGTCAGGAATGGTTTCAAATCCAGGAGTAGCTGCAGAAATGTTTGATGTATTAGCTAAAGAAAGCATTGAGGTGAAAATGGTTAGTACATCTGAAATTAAAGTATCAACCGTTATTTCCCAGGAACACATGGTATCGGCTGTTGATATTCTTCATACTGCGTTTGAATTATCAAAAACAACTGCAAGAGTATAA
- the uvrC gene encoding excinuclease ABC subunit UvrC yields MRDHIKEKLALLPDQPGCYIMKDRQGTVIYVGKAKVLKNRVRSYFTGSHDGKTLRLVNEIVDFEYIITSSNLEALILELNLIKKYDPKYNVMLKDDKTYPFIKITNERHPRLLVTRQVKKDKGKYFGPYPNVQSARETIKLLDRLYPLRKCSTLPDRVCLYYHMGQCLAPCVNDVSEDTNRQMVEEIAKFLNGGYKSIKEGLSVKMNKAAEELEFERAKEFRDQILHIEATMEKQKMTLNDFVDRDVFGYAYDKGWMCVQVFFIRQGKLIERDVSMFPIYDSPEEEFLTYLGQFYSKSNHFLPKEILLPDSIEFDLVEQLLDVSTLQPKRGKKKDLILLAHQNAKIALKEKFLLIDRDEERTIKAVENLGDKLGIHTPHRIEAFDNSNIQGTDPVSAMVVFEDGKPAKKHYRKYKIRDVQGPDDYDSMREVVRRRYSRVLKEQLPLPDLIIIDGGKGHLSAAQDVLENELGLDIPVAGLVKDDKHRTSELIIGSPPEFIQLERNSQEFYLLQRIQDEVHRFAITFHRQLRGKNAFQSILDDIPGVGEQRKKVLLKHFGSVKKMKEANVDDFKKAGMPDNIAKTIYDHLHKES; encoded by the coding sequence ATGAGAGATCACATTAAAGAAAAGCTTGCACTTCTTCCAGATCAACCAGGCTGTTATATTATGAAGGACCGTCAAGGGACAGTCATATATGTCGGGAAGGCAAAAGTGCTCAAAAATCGTGTGCGTTCTTATTTTACCGGATCTCATGATGGGAAAACATTAAGGCTTGTAAATGAAATCGTTGATTTTGAATATATCATTACATCTTCTAATTTAGAGGCTTTAATTCTTGAATTAAATTTAATTAAAAAATACGATCCTAAATATAATGTCATGCTAAAAGATGATAAAACCTATCCGTTTATTAAAATTACGAATGAGCGGCACCCACGTCTTTTAGTCACAAGACAAGTAAAAAAAGATAAAGGAAAGTACTTTGGACCATATCCGAATGTTCAATCTGCACGAGAGACAATTAAACTTTTAGACCGTTTATATCCGTTAAGAAAATGTTCGACTCTTCCTGATCGAGTATGCCTTTATTACCATATGGGTCAATGTTTAGCACCATGTGTTAATGATGTTTCAGAAGATACGAACAGACAAATGGTAGAGGAAATTGCCAAATTTCTTAATGGTGGCTATAAAAGCATTAAAGAGGGATTGTCAGTCAAGATGAACAAAGCAGCTGAAGAACTTGAATTTGAGCGGGCAAAGGAGTTTAGGGATCAGATTCTTCACATCGAAGCAACAATGGAAAAACAAAAAATGACGTTAAATGATTTTGTGGACAGGGATGTTTTTGGGTATGCTTATGATAAAGGATGGATGTGTGTTCAAGTCTTTTTTATTCGCCAGGGAAAATTGATAGAACGAGATGTATCGATGTTTCCAATATATGATAGCCCTGAGGAAGAATTCTTGACATATTTAGGTCAATTTTATTCTAAATCAAATCATTTCCTTCCTAAGGAAATTCTGTTGCCAGATAGCATTGAATTTGACTTAGTTGAGCAGCTTTTGGATGTTTCAACACTTCAGCCTAAGCGAGGTAAAAAGAAAGATTTGATTCTTTTAGCACATCAAAATGCAAAAATTGCCCTAAAAGAGAAATTCCTATTAATTGATAGAGATGAAGAACGAACAATTAAGGCGGTTGAAAATTTAGGAGATAAACTTGGTATCCATACACCACATCGAATAGAGGCTTTTGATAATTCAAATATTCAAGGAACGGATCCTGTGTCAGCTATGGTTGTTTTTGAAGATGGGAAGCCTGCCAAAAAACATTATCGAAAATATAAAATAAGGGATGTACAAGGACCGGATGATTATGATTCAATGCGCGAGGTAGTGAGAAGACGATACAGCCGTGTCCTAAAAGAACAGCTTCCTTTGCCGGATCTCATTATTATTGATGGAGGTAAAGGACATTTATCTGCCGCTCAAGATGTGTTAGAAAATGAGCTGGGCTTGGATATCCCTGTTGCAGGTCTAGTAAAAGATGATAAGCATCGAACTTCAGAGCTTATTATCGGATCACCTCCGGAATTTATTCAGCTTGAGAGAAACAGCCAAGAATTCTACTTACTTCAGAGAATTCAGGATGAAGTACACCGATTTGCCATTACCTTTCATCGTCAACTCCGAGGGAAAAATGCGTTTCAATCCATATTGGATGATATACCTGGTGTTGGTGAACAAAGAAAAAAAGTATTACTAAAGCATTTCGGATCCGTAAAAAAAATGAAGGAAGCAAATGTGGATGATTTTAAAAAAGCTGGTATGCCGGATAACATTGCTAAAACGATCTACGACCATCTGCACAAAGAGAGTTAG
- the trxA gene encoding thioredoxin, giving the protein MAITNVTDQTFSGETNEGVVLVDFWAPWCGPCKMIAPVLEELDSDMGDKVKIVKVDVDENQETAGKFGVMSIPTLLVLKDGEVVDKAVGYQPKEALAEVLNKHI; this is encoded by the coding sequence ATGGCAATTACAAATGTAACAGATCAAACATTTTCAGGTGAAACGAACGAAGGTGTCGTATTAGTCGATTTTTGGGCACCATGGTGTGGACCATGTAAAATGATTGCTCCAGTTCTTGAAGAACTTGATTCAGATATGGGAGATAAAGTGAAAATCGTAAAAGTTGATGTTGATGAAAACCAGGAAACTGCTGGGAAATTCGGTGTAATGAGCATTCCAACTTTACTAGTATTAAAAGATGGCGAAGTTGTTGATAAAGCTGTTGGATATCAACCGAAAGAAGCGCTTGCTGAAGTATTAAACAAGCATATCTAA
- a CDS encoding electron transfer flavoprotein subunit alpha/FixB family protein, whose product MARKVLVLGEVRDQQLRNVSFEAIAAAKTISEGGEVVAILLGESVASLSSELFHYGADRVVTVENEKLLHYTPDGYSQALLSVIEEEKPEGIVIGHTSLGKDLSPKIAAKLNSGLVSDATAIEVAGGNIVFTRPIYSGKAFEKKIVTDGMIFVTIRPNNINPLEKDEARSGETSSLSVEIKDLRTIVKEVVRKASEGVDLSEAKVVIAGGRGVKSEEGFEPLKELASVLGGAVGASRGACDADYCDYSLQIGQTGKVVTPDLYIACGISGAIQHLAGMSNSKVIVAINKDPEANIFKVADYGIVGDLFEVVPLLTEEFRKLNIHA is encoded by the coding sequence ATGGCAAGAAAAGTGCTAGTTTTAGGTGAGGTTCGTGATCAACAGTTAAGAAATGTATCGTTTGAAGCAATTGCAGCCGCTAAAACAATATCAGAGGGTGGAGAAGTTGTCGCAATTTTATTAGGGGAAAGTGTAGCTTCATTATCTTCTGAACTATTCCACTACGGTGCTGATCGTGTGGTGACCGTAGAAAATGAAAAGCTGCTGCACTATACCCCAGATGGTTATTCACAGGCCCTCCTATCAGTAATTGAAGAAGAGAAGCCTGAAGGAATTGTAATTGGTCATACTTCATTAGGAAAAGATTTGTCTCCAAAGATAGCTGCCAAACTAAACTCCGGATTAGTCTCAGATGCAACAGCGATTGAAGTAGCTGGAGGTAATATAGTCTTTACACGTCCAATTTATTCTGGAAAAGCTTTTGAAAAGAAAATTGTAACGGATGGGATGATTTTTGTCACAATACGTCCAAATAACATTAATCCACTTGAAAAGGATGAAGCAAGAAGTGGTGAAACCTCCTCACTTTCTGTTGAGATAAAAGATTTAAGAACAATCGTGAAAGAAGTTGTTCGGAAAGCATCAGAAGGTGTGGATCTTTCAGAGGCAAAGGTAGTCATTGCCGGTGGACGTGGTGTAAAAAGTGAAGAAGGTTTTGAACCATTAAAGGAATTAGCAAGTGTGCTTGGTGGAGCCGTAGGGGCTTCTCGTGGAGCATGTGACGCAGATTACTGTGACTATTCACTGCAGATTGGTCAAACAGGTAAAGTTGTCACACCAGATTTATATATTGCGTGTGGAATTTCCGGAGCAATTCAGCACTTAGCAGGAATGTCCAATTCAAAAGTTATTGTAGCGATTAATAAGGATCCAGAGGCAAATATTTTCAAAGTTGCCGATTACGGGATTGTCGGTGATTTATTCGAGGTTGTGCCTTTACTAACGGAGGAGTTCAGGAAATTAAACATTCATGCATAA
- a CDS encoding electron transfer flavoprotein subunit beta/FixA family protein, whose amino-acid sequence MNIFVMMKRTFDTEEKISVNNGAISDDGAEFIINPYDEYAIEEAIQLRDKNGGEVTVITIGGEESDKELRTALAMGCDKAVLINTEDDLEDGDQYTTSRILAEYFKEQEVDIILGGNVAIDGGSGQVGPRLAELLNIAYVTTITKLDIQGEKAIVVRDVEGDTEVIETTLPLLVTAQQGLNEPRYPSLPGIMKAKKKPLDELEIDDLDLSEDDVKPKTKTIEIYLPPKKEAGKVLEGELEAQVKELVSLLRNEAKVI is encoded by the coding sequence ATGAATATTTTTGTCATGATGAAAAGAACCTTTGATACAGAAGAGAAAATTTCCGTTAATAACGGGGCAATTAGCGATGATGGTGCGGAATTTATTATCAACCCTTATGATGAATATGCAATTGAAGAAGCTATCCAATTACGTGACAAAAATGGAGGAGAAGTAACTGTTATTACAATAGGCGGAGAGGAATCTGATAAAGAATTAAGAACCGCATTAGCTATGGGGTGTGACAAAGCGGTACTAATTAATACAGAAGACGATCTAGAAGACGGTGATCAATACACAACTTCAAGAATTTTAGCTGAGTATTTTAAAGAACAAGAAGTCGATATTATTTTGGGCGGTAATGTTGCCATTGATGGAGGAAGTGGTCAAGTAGGTCCACGATTAGCAGAACTACTTAATATAGCTTATGTAACAACAATTACAAAGCTTGATATTCAAGGAGAAAAAGCAATTGTTGTTCGTGATGTGGAAGGAGATACTGAAGTAATTGAAACCACCTTGCCTTTACTAGTAACTGCTCAACAAGGTTTAAATGAACCGCGCTATCCATCATTGCCAGGAATCATGAAGGCAAAGAAAAAGCCGCTGGATGAATTGGAAATTGATGACCTTGATTTATCTGAAGATGACGTGAAACCAAAAACAAAGACAATTGAAATTTATTTACCACCTAAAAAAGAAGCTGGAAAAGTATTAGAGGGTGAATTGGAAGCTCAAGTAAAAGAGCTCGTATCCTTATTAAGAAATGAAGCAAAAGTCATCTAA
- a CDS encoding enoyl-CoA hydratase — MKYFHVKKENLVAIITINHEPANALSSHVLKEFSSLLDDILEANDVRAIILHGEGRFFSAGADIKEFVEVAKGDGGFSQLAEAGQQLFERIENFPIPIIAAIHGAALGGGLELAMSCHLRLVAEDAKLGLPELQLGIIPGFGGTQRLPKYIGTGRALEMMLTSEPISGLEAVKLGLANHAYPLEKLLEEAKRLAEKFAAKSPGSVEAVISLLHSSKTLTYQEGMDLEAKLFGELFKSEDAKEGISAFIEKRKPIFKGN; from the coding sequence ATGAAGTATTTTCATGTTAAAAAAGAGAACCTGGTTGCAATAATAACCATTAATCACGAACCGGCAAATGCATTATCATCACATGTATTGAAAGAGTTTTCTTCTTTATTAGACGATATCCTTGAAGCAAATGATGTTAGAGCAATCATTCTCCATGGTGAGGGAAGGTTTTTCTCTGCTGGTGCAGACATAAAAGAATTTGTAGAAGTAGCTAAAGGAGACGGAGGGTTCTCACAACTAGCTGAAGCAGGGCAGCAATTATTTGAACGTATTGAAAATTTTCCAATCCCGATTATTGCGGCTATTCATGGAGCTGCATTAGGTGGGGGACTTGAGTTAGCCATGTCTTGTCATCTCCGTCTTGTAGCTGAAGATGCAAAGCTTGGCCTTCCAGAGCTACAGCTCGGAATTATTCCCGGTTTTGGAGGCACACAGCGCTTACCAAAATATATAGGAACTGGCCGTGCCTTGGAAATGATGCTTACAAGTGAACCAATTTCCGGATTAGAGGCTGTTAAACTGGGCCTTGCCAATCATGCATATCCTCTGGAAAAACTTCTGGAGGAAGCGAAACGTTTAGCAGAGAAGTTCGCTGCTAAAAGCCCAGGGTCTGTGGAGGCTGTCATATCTTTATTACATTCTTCTAAGACATTAACCTATCAAGAAGGAATGGATCTTGAAGCAAAACTTTTTGGAGAGCTTTTTAAAAGTGAGGATGCAAAAGAGGGGATTTCCGCTTTTATTGAAAAAAGAAAGCCAATTTTCAAAGGTAACTAA
- a CDS encoding TetR/AcrR family transcriptional regulator: MKQKKPKYIQIIDAAVIVIAENGYHQAQVSKIAKQAGVADGTIYLYFKNKEDILVSLFEEKMGVFIEKIEEEIKSKTNAADKLYSLIDKHFTLLSEDHHLAIVTQLELRQSNKDLRLRINEVLKGYLNVVDKIISEGKENRELREEIDVRLARQMIFGTIDETVTTWVMNDQKYKLTDQTKKVHDLFVYGLVNRGEH; encoded by the coding sequence TTGAAACAGAAAAAGCCTAAATATATACAAATCATCGATGCAGCAGTTATTGTTATTGCAGAAAATGGCTATCACCAAGCACAGGTATCAAAAATAGCCAAGCAAGCTGGAGTAGCAGATGGGACAATCTACTTATACTTTAAAAACAAAGAAGATATTTTAGTTTCTCTTTTTGAAGAAAAAATGGGAGTCTTTATTGAAAAAATAGAAGAAGAGATAAAAAGCAAAACAAATGCAGCGGATAAACTATATTCGTTAATTGATAAGCACTTTACCTTATTATCAGAAGATCATCATTTGGCAATTGTTACACAGTTGGAATTAAGGCAATCAAACAAAGATTTACGTCTTCGGATAAATGAGGTGTTAAAAGGATACTTAAACGTAGTAGATAAAATTATAAGTGAAGGTAAAGAGAATCGCGAGTTAAGAGAAGAGATTGATGTAAGGCTTGCAAGGCAAATGATTTTCGGAACCATTGATGAAACAGTTACTACGTGGGTAATGAATGATCAAAAATATAAGTTAACAGATCAAACAAAAAAAGTTCATGATTTATTTGTTTACGGTTTAGTCAATAGAGGAGAGCATTAA
- a CDS encoding AMP-binding protein — MESQKPWLNLYPAEIPHVMNSDEKPLYYYLEQSALEFPSQIAIHFLGKEITYSDLYEQSLKMANYLQSLGLQKGERVSIMLPNCPQAVISYYGVLLAGGIVVQTNPLYMERELEYQLKDSESTFIITLDLLYPRVSKMKALTNIKHIIVTGIKDYLPFPKNLIYPFIQKKQNQMVVKVEHQGFTHLFQKIMESAEPTVEEYKYNPSEDIALLQYTGGTTGFPKGVMLSHDNIALNTKMCSAWMYKSKRGKESILGIIPFFHVYGMTTVMNLSVMQGYKMILLPKFDPTDTLKTIDKLKPTLFPGAPTIYIALLNHPDLQKYNLSSIECCISGSAPLPAEVQEKFERVTGGKLVEGYGLSEASPVTHANFIWEKRKKGSVGVPWPSTDAVILSYEHGGIAEPNELGEIAVRGPQVMLGYWNKKEETEVTMKDDWLLTGDIGYMDEEGYFYIVDRKKDMIIAGGFNIYPREIEEVLYEHEKVKEVVVAGIPDPYRGETVKAFIVLKENQQATTEEFNEYARTHLAAYKVPHIYEFRDELPKTAVGKILRRALIEEEKLKNAN; from the coding sequence ATGGAAAGTCAAAAACCTTGGTTAAATCTTTACCCGGCAGAAATCCCTCATGTTATGAATAGTGATGAAAAACCGCTGTACTATTATTTAGAACAATCTGCTCTGGAATTTCCATCTCAAATCGCCATCCATTTCTTAGGTAAAGAAATCACGTATTCAGACCTTTATGAGCAGTCTTTAAAAATGGCTAACTATCTACAGTCACTAGGCTTACAAAAGGGTGAAAGAGTTTCAATCATGTTGCCAAATTGTCCTCAAGCAGTGATTTCCTACTATGGAGTCTTATTAGCTGGAGGAATCGTCGTCCAAACAAACCCACTATATATGGAAAGAGAGCTTGAGTATCAACTAAAAGATAGCGAGTCCACATTTATCATAACCCTTGATCTTTTATATCCGAGAGTCTCTAAAATGAAAGCGTTAACAAACATAAAGCATATTATTGTTACAGGAATAAAAGACTACCTGCCATTTCCTAAAAATCTTATCTATCCATTTATACAAAAAAAACAAAATCAGATGGTTGTTAAAGTTGAACATCAGGGCTTTACGCATTTATTTCAAAAAATTATGGAATCAGCTGAACCGACAGTTGAAGAATATAAATACAATCCTTCTGAAGATATTGCACTCCTTCAATATACAGGAGGGACTACTGGTTTTCCGAAGGGAGTCATGTTATCACATGACAACATCGCACTAAATACAAAAATGTGTTCTGCTTGGATGTATAAATCGAAACGAGGAAAAGAATCAATTTTAGGAATTATTCCTTTCTTCCACGTTTATGGAATGACGACTGTGATGAATTTGTCAGTTATGCAAGGATATAAAATGATTCTATTACCTAAATTTGATCCAACAGACACATTAAAAACGATCGATAAATTGAAACCAACGTTATTTCCAGGAGCTCCAACCATTTATATTGCGCTATTAAATCATCCTGATTTGCAAAAATATAATTTATCTTCTATTGAATGCTGTATAAGTGGTTCAGCGCCATTGCCAGCTGAGGTACAAGAGAAGTTTGAGCGTGTTACAGGTGGTAAACTTGTAGAAGGCTATGGGTTATCTGAGGCATCTCCTGTTACACATGCAAATTTTATTTGGGAAAAAAGAAAAAAGGGAAGTGTAGGAGTTCCGTGGCCAAGTACAGATGCTGTTATTCTGTCATATGAACATGGGGGAATAGCTGAACCAAATGAACTTGGTGAAATAGCGGTACGAGGTCCACAAGTTATGCTTGGGTATTGGAATAAAAAAGAAGAAACAGAAGTTACAATGAAAGATGATTGGCTTCTGACCGGTGATATTGGTTACATGGATGAAGAAGGCTACTTTTATATTGTAGATCGCAAAAAAGATATGATTATTGCTGGTGGATTTAATATTTATCCACGCGAAATCGAAGAGGTCCTCTACGAGCATGAAAAAGTTAAAGAGGTTGTTGTAGCTGGAATCCCTGACCCTTACAGGGGGGAAACTGTAAAAGCTTTTATTGTATTAAAAGAAAACCAACAGGCTACAACCGAAGAATTTAATGAATATGCCCGCACACATTTGGCAGCATATAAAGTACCACATATTTATGAATTTAGAGATGAATTACCAAAGACAGCTGTGGGGAAAATATTAAGACGTGCATTAATTGAAGAAGAAAAATTAAAAAACGCCAATTGA
- a CDS encoding DUF350 domain-containing protein translates to MSTFWENDWVQIAAYYSVVVLSIILFLTIFELVTKYKNWDEIQNGNLAVAMATGGKIFGIANIFRFSIHQHESLLEMLGSGVYGFVLLLLGYFIYEFMTPKFRIDDEIQKDNRAVGFISLVISVGLSFVIGEAL, encoded by the coding sequence GTGAGTACATTTTGGGAGAATGATTGGGTTCAAATTGCTGCCTACTATAGTGTTGTAGTTCTTAGTATCATTTTATTTTTAACTATTTTTGAACTTGTCACAAAATATAAAAACTGGGATGAAATCCAAAATGGTAACTTAGCTGTTGCAATGGCAACAGGAGGGAAAATCTTTGGAATTGCAAATATCTTTCGATTTTCTATTCACCAACATGAAAGTCTATTAGAAATGTTGGGCTCTGGAGTTTATGGGTTTGTGTTACTTTTGTTGGGCTATTTCATTTATGAATTTATGACACCGAAGTTCCGGATTGATGATGAAATTCAGAAAGACAACCGTGCAGTTGGATTTATTTCACTTGTTATTTCTGTTGGATTATCCTTTGTCATTGGTGAGGCCTTATAA